From Alligator mississippiensis isolate rAllMis1 chromosome 1, rAllMis1, whole genome shotgun sequence:
atatcagcatccctgtgcttcaaaatgggagCAGGGTCATTTTAACTTaagcttgttgaataagctttagttaaaggtcccacaccaccattttgaagcatgaggctgctgatacatgagacacagaggctgctggaggcacactaattaacatgctccaccagactcaattaatctgttGGAATGATATAATTAGTGTAGACCAGCTTCCCCACTTGTCTACAGGCACCATTAGTTAGGAATTTCTCAGCCAACCAAAATTCAtatggctgccttccctgcttaTATGATTTGTTGGCTTGCTACAGTTTAATTGGGGGAAAGCACTGTTCAGTGGGGAACTATATAAAAGAATAAGTGGGAAGCTTTTATTCATAAGAAATATTTACTATGATGATTGGGAAAAAACATCTTTCTTTAAAGATGAAATGGTAGGTTTGGATTTTAGGACAGAAAGGGCTTAGTTTTCTATCACAGTTCATAGTGAATCTGTTGCCTCCAGAAAATCTATTCAGGTTCTCAAGAGTCGCAGCCAATTTCTGCCTTTTTAATGGACTCTTTTAAAAACACCCGAGAACCTTTTTTCCTGTTTCACTCTGGAATAGTGACTTGAAACATTCCCCATTCTACCTCAAAATAATGAGTCATTTGCCAGAAGCAAGCCTGTACTAAGCTTTATTGCTTTTGGGAAAAGCCATATTTTCATCCTACTTCAGCTGTGCTTGCTGCTGAAAAAGAAGGCAAAATTAAGATGCCACTTTCCAAGCTTCAGAACGTTCTATAAATTGCCTGCTGGAAAGAGCAGAAAGGCCATAGACCAGTTAACAGAGCCTGATCAGCTGAACTGTTAGagacttcacttcacttcacttctgGCTACAGCAGAACCTTTAgttgctgcctggctctgcttcCAAAGACACAATGGCTGAACAGCTCTTGAGCAAGGTCTGAAGCAGGGCAAGACTTCTGAAGTCTATGGCAAAAGAGTTTCAAGTTTCCTCCTGAGGAAATGGATGTACCCAGTGGTCTGGTTAGCTACTCCCTTCAAAAGCAGCCTACAGGGAAtgacacttccattttttttcccttcattccaCAATGATATTTGGGGTAAGAACCTTCAGTTGAAGGGTAACTTAAGCTTTGCATTTTTAGGCAAAGATCACATCTACCTCTatatttaatacaaaaaaaaaaaaaatagctctctCTTATGAACTCTATACATAAGCTAGTGTAATTCTTTTGTATTATTAACTCAAAATTCACCTCTGAACTAATGACTTGTGGTGGCAGACCAACCCACCCATTCTAGTACAGATCTCTTCAGTCAGGATGAGAGTGAAAGTCTTTTGTCCCATGGTGACTTTTTTTCAAGTGGGCTTGTGGGTTGTGTAAGCAGGGGCTCTTGGGGCTAACCAAGTTTGATTTAAAGGCAGTGTTCATTTCCTTTGACCCTCCATTCCTGAAATTAGTCAGTTTCTCATCATGCCCTTCAATTGTTATTATTCTCACAAGCTTCTCAAACAGATGAAATTTAAGAAACCAAAAAAGGGAACTAACATTAATCTCTAGCTTGTTTCTCATGTAAAGCAGTATGCTATTTACCTTCTATGAAACAGTCTTTATAAGACAAGGGGGTCTCTAAAACACCAAGCATTTTAAATGCTTACTTTTTGTCTAATAAGAGCCAGACCATATTACTTTTCAAGCCAAAATAAAGTTAGTGGCAGTCTGATGTATGCAGTGACAAGAAGAGGTAGGGAAGGAACCAGGCTCCTGAACATAAACATGGACTTTGGTAGCTTGGAATAGCATGGGAATTAGAAAGGGACctctgcatccacacatgcagattTAGTGAGTGTGCTATAATGTCAGTCCACAAACTGGATAAGTGTCTATCCAACTAACAGGGTGCATGCCATAATGCCCCTGGCTTACTGCATCCTTCCAAGGTTTCACCCACTATTGTTAAGGTGGCTTagttttacaataaaaaaaaaagaacagagtaATTCAGTGATTTTACTGACCTCCACTTTAACATATAACTTATTTGTGCCATTTTATTAGTTTACATGTAACTAAGATATGAAATGACAGTGGTCCAAGAAATAATTGTTAACATTAGTTCTGAGAATTTCACAGGGTTAATAACTCTGACATCTAGATAGCATTCAACCAAGTGTCTGCTTTTAAAAAAGGTACAGGGCATTAACCAGATTTGTTCTGAAACACTGAATGGCCACATAAAAATTTAAATGAGAAGTATCTCAATAGATGTATTGCTATATTTATTCCACAGTAAAATATGTATCTTTAGTTTTAGGAAAATATAGTTTGACAAAAGGGATGACAAAAACTGATAAAGCTGGTGTTACAATACAGAAGCATTGATGTAAAACAGTGCTATAAGCAGCTATGCTCACATAGCTGAATAAATACAGTACAAGGgttgaaaacatttttcttagaaGACTGGACAAAGTAATCCTCTGTTTATATACACAAACTGAAAATGTTTAACTGTTTGCACCATTACAGCTATACTATAATTTGGATATGGCCATCAGATTTTTGCTATCAAGGAATAAATTAAGCAAATCTCTTGAGACTACTTCCAAAAATCATTCCTATCCTAGAATTCCCTCACTTCTCTTTTGACAattaagatttttcttttccatgacCAACATCCAAAAGTTGAAAGAGTTTTACCCCACCCACCCATGTTCTTAGGCTGTTACGTTTGTTTGGGTTTCTGCTGATGGGGAAGGAAAGACAGGAGACCTCAAAGAAATGTTACAGGAAATCAAGACATTGCCTTTAAATTTTCTTGCTTTGGCAGCCATGTCCAATACATTTTCTCATTGAATGCTGATCTGAGAATCACAGGATCAAAAGTACTAGTAAGTGCAGAGGGTAATCCACCACTGTGCTTTGCAGGGAAATACCATCCTTTTCAAAGTTATTGTCATTCACTTTTGGTTTTTCGGTTGTGAAGCCATGTATAATGCTATCAAACAGTAAATGGACCCTCCAATTGTTAGAGCCATAGTGGTCCGATACAGCAGTTGATCAGGAACTCCTTGTTTCAGATGTACCGGCACCCCATCAGCCTTCTGAGGGGACAAAGAAAGGTTATGCTTATACAGATCACCACATCAAGCCACCATAGCTACAATTAAAAGTCATGCCACTATAGTCCAAGAAGATCAAAGATAAAAAACTCAGTGTAAAATGTGGGTAGAACATGGTATAGTAAAGGTTTTTGGTTTCTACCTGAAATAGCTTCTGTAGTTCTGGTACCTTGTTTTTTCCCAAATAAGAAACAGCTGCTGGAGACTCTGAAGCCACTTTAGTTGGCGTTTCAAAAATTGGAGTCGGCAATTCGGTAGATACCAGTGGTTTGAGTCCCTGCATAAATAGAGGCATAAAGTTTAATATTCCCTGGATAGCTCACTATGTAGCCATATCATATTCCAGGCAAACAAGCTACCACAGGCAATATGAAGATGCATTATAGACAGAAGGTGAAGtggtgggagacctgggtttgattcccagtcACGCACATAACTACAGCCACTGTAATCCAATTAAAAAGCTATACTGATTTGTAACTGATAAATTTCTGAGGTTCATCTCTAGTTCAAAATGCAACAAATTCATTTCTCATCTACAAGCAAGAAACTCTGTGGAAATTAAGTGCCTATCTAGATACTTTTCCATActactttaaaagaaaaggacAGAAAAGGGAAGGCATTCAATCAAAGGGAGCTCTAATGAGGGATGTTTGGTGGTGGGCACTGCCTTGGGCGAGTGAACGTAAATAAACTTACAGAAAATGGCTAACACCATCTCCTTTCACGTAAGTGTTACTAAGGAACACTCTCCTCTTGCCCGCACCTGTCCAGCTGCATGCAGGTATTTCTGTTCTAGAGGCTGTTTGGGCATTTTATCCAATAGGATTCAAGTAAAAATGCCTAAAATAGTCTATAGGGTACAACCATCTGTTATCAGTCTGGGTGCCCCGcttgtgcctcagcacagctgCAATCCATAAACTAAGTGCTCCTCTACCTAAGCCTTCTGAGAAACCTAATCTGGCAGATTTGCACACAATGCAGATGTAGCCACTGCTTAGAAATGTGGCTGGAGGAAGTGGTTAAGGTGGTATGAAGAAACAACGAGTTTAAGTGCCCAGAGAATAGTTAGTCAAAATGGGAAATGCCTGACTAGTTATAGCACCTCCAGGGTTAGGTGGCAGCTGAGGGGGGTAAGAAGAtcagtggttatcaaccttttttgtaccaggacccatctgtacacatcaatggccagtcccaacctagtaaatagtttaagtaaaAAACATGCAAGTATTTTGGCTCCAAAATATTTATTACACCCTACAAGTTAAAGCAGCtcaacagtcttaattttaaagacagaaatcaatATTAAAACATTAACAGCAATATCAACATGTGGCTCTCCATTACTCCCAAGTAAATATTCATCATTGTGCAATTTGCACAGTGCAAattgctggtgcccttcactcctgactctcatccccctggccctgctagtgtTCTTCAATCACAATCCACAGCCCTCCTCCCTTCctagctctgctggtgcccctcactcctgacccactaccCAGTGCCCCCAGGCCCCAACTCCCCACATCAGCAGGACAtggggggaggcacctgccccaccccatttTGTTCACCCACAGTGGGGTAACAGAGCTGCAGAATGGGCAGAaactgcctccatggcccagcaggcaagATCTTGAGTGAGacagcagagtggggcaggaagaTAGTTGCTGCTACCACCAGGACCCATGCACAAGCAGCTTGAGGATTAATGGATGAGGGCGAGACGCTGCACTGCTCTCACCTCCTCCTGCCGCCAGCCACTTACACACGCTGGGCTGTGGCTCTATCCTGCCGCCATAGCCCAGTCACCACCGCTACTTCCCTCAGGCTGCCTACGCTGCCCACCATGCCACCTCCCCTCTGGAGTAGTCATGACCTGAGGGGAGCAACTGGCTGTGGGAGGAGGTAAGGGTAGCACATACCCCCTCCCCGCATCTGTTATTCCTTGCACTGCTGGTGGTATGGCTGACACAGGGggcccggcagcagcagcaaggagtttTACCATCCCGCTCCGACcttctgtgctgggtcctgcccactgggccatggagatgGCTCCTGTctgtgccagtccagccaggcacctgctggcctgtgcctgctgtgggtgtacaaatctgggggggggggaacagggacctggaagtggaccgaaagaacttctggtccacttctggggctgCCACCAAGCATGGGCAGGGAacccccccctcctccttcaACCCCTCCAGCTTAACTATCAGCCACAGGAGGACctcaggtgcctccccagacacAGGAGCACATATATCTGATTTGACATCTAgtatttattcaaataaataACCTATtctttatctcctgggtgactctcagcatctcctggagatttatatctatcTAATTCCTTTTAGCACAAAGCGAGCTACAGGAAGGGAAATGCAAAAAGTTTGCTTAAAGGCAGCTTTCCGCCAATCTTCACAATGCCCCAAATCATGTCCTCCTACTAGCTGGGTAACCCTTTCTGCTTTAGTAAAGATGCCCCTGCAGCTCACTCCTGAGGGTTGAACTGTAAGCCCCAATGAATATACCCATCATCTCTTTTCCTCTGCAAATATGCAAATCAATAACAGAAGATGTTATTAAGATGACTGAGTGCTTTGTgaggaaaggtggggagggaTGCCAACAAACACCCTCATTTCAAGTACCCTTGCCACTGTTAAGTAAGGATTAAGGCAGAGGTGGGCCATGGAAGGACtttgcccagcccacagtgggttcCTCAGTTCCACCTGGCCCAAGTGGCATATGGCATGTCACTTACCTTTGGCAAGCCAAAATATTACCTGCAAGTCTGCCATGAGAACTTGTGCTTGtattcaaaattttaaaaaaaatcttgctgtcATGGCTAAAGATAACATTTCAATCACAAAGAATAAATGGATGCAAtgataaagcaggggtgggcaaagtccaccCCACAGGTTGGACTGggcctgtggcagactccatttcccagcagcccctggccacGCCACTCTACCTGGTCTCCACAGAGACCACCCAGGAGAGGTGCTGTCAAGGGTGAACAGCTGGGCAAGGAGCTAGTGGTGTGCGAAGTGGGAATCAATTCGGATTAAGATTgggcccgattcaggggacagtgattcgatttgctgatttggattgctgtcccaatttgattctgctgaatcttcagattcaattCTGATCCAcggaatcagcaatttggccatagacacagctttatatgtgttttctacgtacctcaaggtaccagacataGCTTGTGAACGctaagatggtggggcagatgaagcgtcccatgggagtgttggggggggggggggaaaaaagagtccCTCGCacgcttggcagtggacctggaagtggaccgaaagaacttctggtccacttccggggcTGCCACCAAGCATGGGCAGGGAACCCTCCCTCCTTCAACCCCTCCAGCTCAActatcagctgcagggggacctcaggtgccccccccagacccaggaggcaccagtcactgagcagggggaaggggggagcatcCTTGGGGCAGTAATAGCTGGGGCCACAGCCAGGGCAGATCCACTGACCCAGTGCCTGTAGAACCTATGCTCTTCACAGGAACACACAAATCTGATTCGACATCTAGTACTTATTCAAATAAATAACCTATTCTtcatctcctgggtgactctcaggatctcctggagatttatatctatcCAATTCCAACAGACTCCAGGGCGATCCTGCAGGCTCAGCAACCCTAGCGCCAtggtaccccagggtgccttgagccttTCCAGGGTGGCGTGGCACGGGGCGGGAGGGGCTCCCAATCACTGACAGCTCTGCAAGGCGCCTTTATTCGAGGGGGGGCAAAAGGAGCCCAGGCTGCAAATCCCATTCTGAGAAACTGGGCTGCTCACACCATGGGGGGCGAGAAGGACGTCACCGtgcgccccgccccctcccaacCGCCGCCAGAAcaaagctgcagcaggaagcgccCCCGATGCTCGGCACCAACCGCTGCCGCCCTCGGTCACACACTCCAAGCGCCGGCCCCGCTATCCTGCCCcggggtggggaggaacccaCAATGAAGGTCAAGGGTTCGGGCGCGAGCCCCGCGGTACCTGAGGGTTGTaggcggccgccgccgccgccccgatCAAATTCTGCGTGAAGCTGCTGAATTTGTAATACATGGCGTCTGGCTACCCCGCACACGTGAAACCGCGGCCCGACTGTGACAACGAGGAAGGAAAGCCCGGCGCCGGCCGCATTAGTAGGCCCGCCGAGCTGTGGGGGCTGCGAAGGGGGCCTGAAAAGTGAACTCGAAAAGCAACGGCAGGCGCGGAACGGGCCACGCCGGCGCTGCCCAGGAGCCCGCCGCGGGGCGCAGCAGAACTGCTTACGCCGCGAGCCTTTGGGGGCGGCTGCGGGCGCGCACACATTTTCAGACAGGCACGACGCAGGCAGCCCGACCCGGCAAAACCGAGTGCGCATGCGTGCTCCGTTCCCTTCTCATAAGTGTGCAAGGTCTTTCGGCCGGCGGCCGAGGGTGGGGTTTAAAACGAACCAATTCGCAGTGGAGTACGCTGGGGGAGCTCCGTCCCCTGCCCAGCAACTGTTGCTTAgcgagggggagag
This genomic window contains:
- the LOC102570786 gene encoding cytochrome c oxidase subunit 7A-related protein, mitochondrial, which codes for MYYKFSSFTQNLIGAAAAAAYNPQGLKPLVSTELPTPIFETPTKVASESPAAVSYLGKNKVPELQKLFQKADGVPVHLKQGVPDQLLYRTTMALTIGGSIYCLIALYMASQPKNQK